One Ciconia boyciana chromosome 20, ASM3463844v1, whole genome shotgun sequence DNA window includes the following coding sequences:
- the ATP5MG gene encoding ATP synthase subunit g, mitochondrial → MAQAAQRLAQRIAARGPQLLSAAVAYSKPRLATFWYYAKVELAPPTPAEIPRAIDSMKAMARAFQTGRLAQLTVKEALRNGLVATEVLMWFYIGEIIGKGGLIGYNV, encoded by the exons ATGGCGCAGGCCGCGCAGAGGCTGGCGCAGCGCATCGCCGCCCGCGGGCCGCAGCTCCTCAGCG CCGCCGTGGCGTACTCGAAGCCTCGCCTGGCCACGTTCTGGTACTACGCCAAGGTGGAGCTAGCCCCGCCGACCCCCGCCGAGATCCCGCGGGCCATCGACAGCATGAAGGCCATGGCCAGGGCCTTCCAGACCGGCCGCCTGGCGCAGCTCACCGTCAAG gaagcGCTGAGGAACGGTCTGGTGGCCACGGAGGTGCTGATGTGGTTTTACATCGGGGAGATCATAGGCAAGGGCGGCCTGATCGGGTACAACGTCTGA
- the CLDN25 gene encoding putative claudin-25, with protein MAGGWRAKAQAGGMLLALLGWVSSCVTTFAPLWKSLSLDLNELEVWTMGLWQVCIAREEGAVECRAHGSFLALPPELRVSRLLMCLSNGLGLLGCLLAAPGLEGWRACEDRPRLKRRLLLAGAAAFGTAGMATLAPVSWVAYNTVLDFWDDTVPDIVPRWEFGEATFLGWFAGAFLAAGGLLLACSARSTRTETPPAPACCQPPAAWGPARGHHPHPKNADLVI; from the coding sequence ATGGCCGGGGGCTGGCGGGCGAAGGCGCAGGCGggggggatgctgctggccCTCCTCGGGTGGGTCTCCTCCTGCGTCACCACCTTCGCGCCGCTCTGGAAGAGCCTCAGCCTGGACCTGAACGAGCTGGAGGTCTGGACCATGGGCCTCTGGCAGGTCTGCATTGCCCGGGAGGAGGGAGCGGTCGAGTGCCGAGCCCACGGCTCCTTCCTGGCGCTGCCCCCCGAGCTGCGCGTCTCCCGCCTCCTGATGTGCCTCTCCAacgggctggggctgctgggctgcctcctcgccgccccggggctggaGGGCTGGAGAGCCTGCGAGGACAGACCCCGGCTAAAGCGGCGGCTCCTGCTCGCCGGGGCAGCGGCGTTTGGCACGGCGGGGATGGCCACCCTGGCACCGGTCTCCTGGGTCGCCTACAACACCGTCCTCGACTTCTGGGACGACACCGTCCCCGACATCGTGCCCCGCTGGGAATTCGGGGAGGCCACCTTCCTGGGGTGGTTCGCCGGAGCCTTCCTCGCCGCCGGCGGGCTGCTCCTCGCCTGCAGCGCCCGCTCCACGAGGACCGAAACGCCGCcggcccctgcctgctgccagccccccgcCGCGTGGGGTCCGGCTAGGGGTCACCACCCGCACCCCAAAAACGCAGACCTGGTCATCTAG
- the UBE4A gene encoding ubiquitin conjugation factor E4 A, producing the protein MTDQENNNSISSNPFAALFGSIADAKHFAAVQKQQLRQLPGDETSASQDDSDNSVSESLDDCDYSVAEISRSFRSQRELCEQLNINHMIQRIFLITLDNSDPSMKSGNGIPARCVYLEEMAADLDDQDWLDMDNVEQALFTRLLLPEPGNHLIYMTSASTQNLSADRDAGERQILRYLYACFQRAREEITKVPENLLPFAVRCRNLTVSNARTVLLTPEIYVNQNVYEQLVDLMLEALRGAHFEDVTEFLEEVIEALTMDEEVRTFGEVVVPVFDILLGRIKDLDLCQILLYTYLDVLLYFTKQKDIAKVFAGYIQPKDPSNGQMYQKTLLGAILNISCLLKTPGVVENHGYFLNPSRSSPQEIKVQESNIHQFMAQFHEKIYQMLKNLLQLSPETKHRILSWLGNCLHANAGRTKIWANQMPEIFFQMYASDAFFLNLGAALLKLCQPFCKPKSPRLLTFNPTYCALKELNEEERRSKNVHMKGLEKETCLIPALSEQEPEFVNSYNLVTENLVLTQYTLHLGFHRLHDQMVKINQSLHRLQVAWREAQQSSSPAADSLREQFERLMTIYLSTKTAMTEPQMLQNCLNLQVSMAVLLVQLALGNHGTEPLELTFPLPEVENSALAYVPEFFADNLGDFFIFLRRFADDILETSADSLEHILHFVTVFMGDVERMKNPHLRAKLAEVLEAVMPHLDQAQNPLVSSVFHRKRVFCSYQNAAHLAEALIKVFVDIEFTGDPHQFEQKFNYRRPMYPILRYMWGTDSYRQSIKALADYASENLEAMNPPLFLRFLNLLMNDAIFLLDEAIQYLSKIKVQQIEKDRGEWDGLSQEARREKESSLQMFGQLARFHNIMSNETIGTLAFLTSEIKSLFVHPFLAERIISMLNYFLQHLVGPKMGALKVKDFSEFDFKPQQLVSDICTIYLNLGDEENFCATVPKDGRSYSPTLFAQTVRVLKKINKPGNMIVSFSNLAERIKSLADRQQQEEETYADACDEFLDPIMSTLMSDPVILPSSRVTVDRSTIARHLLSDQTDPFNRSPLTMDQIRPNTELKEKIQRWLAERKKQKEELEDTLN; encoded by the exons ATGACCGACCAGGAGAACAACAACAGCATCTCCAGCAACCCCTTCGCCGCCCTCTTCGGCTCCATCGCCGACGCCAAGCACTTCGCCGCCgtccagaagcagcagctgcgGCAGCTGCCAG GCGATGAGACGTCGGCCAGCCAAGATGACTCGGACAACAGCGTCTCCGAGAGCCTGGACGACTGCGACTACTCGGTGGCCGAGATCAGCCGCTCCTTCCGCTCGCAGCGGGAGCTGTGCGAGCAGCTCAACATCAACCACATGATCCAGAGGATCTTCCTCATCACCCTCGACAATA GCGACCCCAGCATGAAGAGCGGGAACGGGATCCCGGCGCGCTGCGTCTATCTGGAAGAAATGGCCGCGGACCTGGACGACCAGGACTGGCTGGACATGGACAACGTCGAGCAG GCCCTGTTCACCCGCTTGCTGCTGCCGGAGCCTGGAAACCACCTGATTTACATGACCTCCGCCAGCACGCAGAACCTCTCCGCTGACCGGGATGCAGGGGAGAGACAGATTCTGCGTTACCTCTACGCCTGTTTCCAGAGGGCAAGAGAAGAG ATAACCAAGGTCCCAGAGAACCTGCTGCCCTTTGCCGTGCGCTGCCGGAACCTGACTGTGTCAAACGCTCGCACCGTACTCCTCACCCCGGAGATTTACGTCAACCAGAACGTGTACGAGCAGCTGGTGGACCTGATGCTGGAGGCGCTGAGAGGGGCGC ACTTTGAAGACGTGACCGAGTTTCTCGAGGAGGTCATAGAAGCCTTGACGATGGATGAGGAGGTGCGGACGTTCGGGGAGGTCGTGGTTCCTGTGTTTGACATCCTGTTGGGCAGAATCAAGGACCTGGACCTCTGCCAGATCCTGCTGTACACGTACCTCGATGTGCTCCTCTACTTCACGAAGCAGAAGGACATAGCAAAG GTTTTTGCAGGCTACATCCAGCCCAAGGATCCCAGCAACGGACAGATGTACCAGAAGACTTTGCTAGGCGCCATTTTAAACATCTCCTGCTTGTTAAAGACCCCCGGCGTAGTGGAGAACCACGGCTATTTTCTGAATCCATCCCGATCCAGCCCGCAGGAGATCAAAGTGCAGGAATCCAACATCCATCAG TTTATGGCCCAGTTCCACGAGAAGATCTACCAGATGCTGAAGAACCTGTTGCAGTTGTCTCCAGAGACGAAGCACAGGATTCTCTCCTGGCTGGGAAACTGCCTCCACGCGAACGCGGGCCGCACCAAAATTTGGGCTAACCAGATGCCGGAGATCTTCTTCCAGATGTACGCCTCAGATGCCTTCTTCCTCAACCTGGGAGCTGCCCTCCTGAAGCTGTGCCAGCCCTTCTGCAAACCAAAATCTCCGAGGCTGCTAACCTTCAACCCTACTTACTGTGCCCTGAAGGAGCTGAAcgaagaggagaggaggagtaAGAATGTACATATGAAAG GTTTGGAAAAGGAAACGTGCTTGATACCCGCTCTGAGCGAGCAAGAGCCGGAGTTTGTGAACAGCTACAACCTGGTGACAGAAAACCTGGTCCTCACGCAGTACACCCTTCACCTGGGGTTTCACAG GTTGCATGACCAGATGGTAAAGATAAACCAAAGCCTTCACCGCCTGCAAGTAGCGTGGCGAGAAGCCCAGCagagctccagccctgctgccgaCAGCCTCAGGGAGCAGTTCGAGCGCCTGATGACCATCTATCTCTCTACCAAAACGGCGATGACAGAGCCGCAGATGCTGCAGAACTGCCTAAATCTGCAGGTGTCCATGGCGGTTCTGCTGGTGCAGCTGGCCCTGGGAAACCACGGGACGGAGCCACTGGAGCTGACCTTCCCGCTGCCAGAGGTGGAAAACAGCGCGTTGGCCTACGTGCCAG AATTCTTTGCCGATAATCTGGGcgatttcttcattttcctgcgGCGTTTCGCTGACGACATCTTGGAGACTTCCGCCGATTCTCTGGAGCACATCCTTCACTTTGTTACTGTTTTCATGGGTGACGTGGAGAG GATGAAAAATCCTCATCTGCGAGCCAAGCTGGCAGAAGTGTTGGAAGCTGTGATGCCTCACTTAGATCAGGCCCAGAACCCGCTCGTCTCGAGTGTGTTTCATCGCAAGCGCGTGTTCTGCTCTTACCAAAACGCTGCCCATCTTGCCGAGGCGCTTATCAAAGTCTTTGTGGATATCGAGTTTACCG GTGACCCGCACCAGTTTGAACAGAAGTTTAACTACCGCCGTCCCATGTATCCCATCCTGAGGTACATGTGGGGCACGGATTCATACCGGCAGAGTATAAAG GCTCTGGCTGATTACGCCTCGGAGAACCTGGAGGCAATGAACCCCCCTCTCTTCTTGCGCTTCCTTAATTTGCTCATGAATGACGCCATTTTCCTGTTGGATGAAGCCATACAG TACCTCAGTAAGATTAAAGTTCAGCAGATCGAGAAGGACCGTGGCGAATGGGACGGCCTATCCCAGGAGGCTCGCCGCGAGAAGGAGTCGAGCCTGCAGATGTTTGGTCAGCTGGCGCGCTTCCACAACATCATGTCCAACGAAACCATTGGCACTCTGGCCTTCCTGACCTCAG AAATTAAGTCCCTGTTCGTGCATCCTTTCCTTGCTGAGCGCATCATCTCCATGCTCAACTACTTTCTGCAACACCTGGTTGGGCCTAAAATGGGAGCTTTGAAAGTCAAGGATTTCAGCGAGTTTGACTTCAAGCCGCAGCAGCTCGTGTCTGACATCTGTACCATCTACCTAAACCTCGG GGATGAAGAAAACTTCTGTGCCACAGTGCCCAAGGATGGCCGCTCCTATTCACCGACGCTCTTTGCCCAGACTGTTCGGGTCCTGAAGAAAATCAACAAGCCCGGCAACATGATAGTGTCCTTCAGTAACCTGGCCGAGAGGATCAAG TCTCTTGCAGAccgccagcagcaggaggaggagacgTACGCGGACGCCTGCGATGAATTCCTGGATCCGATCATGAGCACTCTGATGTCGGACCCTGTGATACTGCCCTCCTCCCGTGTCACTGTGGACCGGTCGACTATAGCCCGGCACCTCCTCAG CGACCAGACAGATCCGTTCAATCGGAGCCCCCTCACTATGGACCAGATCAGACCAAACACAGAGCTTAAAGAGAAGATCCAGCGGTGGCTTGcggagaggaaaaagcagaaggaggagctggaggacaCGCTGAACTGA
- the LOC140661907 gene encoding G protein-activated inward rectifier potassium channel 4-like, with the protein MVLPCTRNSGGGSRLAPEEPRGRSNSVPPAQTPTAKHMLAYLPRPPTDTSRYGTFPQKPERPAAPGALAEDGWQQAGAAAAKRSALMPNYPSPPRCGGIVPGEPSLPPSHGSMAAQHHPGDPSRCLPAAPREASARRYPLHALSVPNIPSSVHGKTPTRSAAAAVPAPEGLQSRRRKLLEEDGPVVQASKRQRQRYVTKVGKCQVNLGNIQEKKRFLSDIFTTIVDLKYRWFLFVFMMCYIVTWVVFGTVYFFDAWARGDIGHRGDPKWRACIENVDDFISALLFSVESQRTIGYGSRMVTANCAEGVILLMAQSIVGSMIDALMVGCMFVKISRPKKRAQTLIFSKNCVVSRRDEKLCLMFRVGDLRDSHMVDAKIRAKLIKSRQTAEGEFIPLEQSELNLGYDTGEDRLFLVEPQIICHVINRRSPFWDMSAESLRREQFEIIIILEGIVEATGMTCQARTSYTEDEILWGYRFEPCMSLEKGAFRVDYSRFEMTFEVQTPAASAKEQHELKEREQQQHSTLSLCWDHLLQPCAPPGTGPGEDALAGLSVPGSVDEGGRDEPPERGAAA; encoded by the exons aTGGTGCTCCCCTGCACCCGCAACAGTGGCGGTGGCAGCCGGCTGGCACCCGAGGAGCCCCGCGGCCGCAGCAACTCCGTCCCCCCGGCGCAGACCCCCACCGCCAAGCACATGCTGGCTTACCTGCCCCGGCCGCCCACCGACACCAGCCGGTACGGCACCTTCCCCCAGAAG CCCGAacgcccggccgcccccggggcTCTGGCAGAGGACGGGTGGCAGCAAGCCGGTGCCGCTGCTGCCAAGAGAAGCGCCCTGATGCCAAACTACCCGTCCCCACCCCGCTGCGGTGGCATCGTCCCCGGTGAGCCGTCCCTGCCGCCGAGCCACGGCAGCATGGCTGCCCAGCACCATCCCGGTGATCCATCCCGGTGCCTGCCGGCTGCCCCACGGGAGGCGAGCGCCCGCCGGTACCCGCTGCACGCGCTGAGCGTGCCCAACATCCCCAGCTCGGTGCACGGCAAGACCCCCACCCGCagtgccgccgccgccgtccccgccCCCGAGGGGCTGCAGAGCCGGCGCCGcaagctgctggaggaggacgGCCCCGTGGTCCAGGCCAGCaagcggcagcggcagcgctACGTGACCAAGGTGGGCAAGTGCCAGGTGAACCTGGGCAACATCCAGGAGAAGAAGCGGTTCCTCTCGGACATCTTCACCACCATCGTGGACCTCAAGTACCGCTGGTTCCTCTTCGTCTTCATGATGTGCTACATCGTCACCTGGGTGGTCTTCGGCACCGTCTACTTCTTCGACGCCTGGGCACGGGGCGACATCGGGCACCGGGGCGATCCCAAGTGGCGGGCGTGCATCGAGAACGTGGACGACTTCATCTCCGCCTTGCTCTTCTCGGTGGAAAGCCAGCGGACCATCGGCTACGGCTCCCGGATGGTGACGGCCAACTGCGCCGAGGGCGTCATCCTGCTGATGGCGCAGTCCATCGTCGGCTCCATGATCGACGCCCTGATGGTGGGCTGCATGTTCGTCAAGATCTCCCGGCCCAAGAAGCGCGCCCAGACCCTCATCTTCAGCAAGAACTGCGTCGTCTCCCGCCGGGACGAGAAGCTCTGCCTGATGTTTCGCGTGGGGGACCTGCGGGACAGCCACATGGTGGACGCCAAGATCCGGGCCAAGCTGATCAAGTCCCGGCAGACGGCCGAGGGGGAGTTCATCCCCCTGGAGCAGTCGGAGCTGAACCTGGGCTACGACACGGGGGAGGACCGCCTGTTCCTGGTGGAGCCTCAGATCATCTGCCACGTCATCAACCGCCGCAGCCCCTTCTGGGACATGTCGGCCGAGTCGCTGCGCCGGGAGCAGTTCGAAATCATCATCATCCTCGAGGGCATCGTGGAAGCCACAG GAATGACGTGCCAAGCCCGCACCTCGTACACGGAGGACGAGATCCTCTGGGGGTACCGCTTCGAGCCCTGCATGTCCCTGGAGAAAGGCGCCTTCCGGGTGGACTACAGCCGCTTCGAGATGACCTTCGAGGTGCAGACCCCGGCGGCCAGCGCCAAGGAGCAGCACGAGCTGAAGGagcgggagcagcagcagcactccacgctcagcctctgctgggaccacctcctgcagccctgcgcCCCGCCGGGGACCGGGCCCGGCGAGGATGCTCTCGCCGGGCTGAGCGTCCCCGGCAGCGTGGACGAGGGCGGCCGGGACGAGCCGCCGGAGCGGGGGGCCGCCGCCTGA